The genomic segment CAAGAATTATTCTCTGGGGATAAAGACGAACCGCGATGCATGGTGCTACAATTATTCAGAAGCGTCGCTTCAGTGTAATATTCGCGCGATGATTCGCTTTTATGAGAGTGAACGAGACCGGCTACTAGAGCAGGATGCTAAGGGACGGAAATGGGCAGCGGCAGAAATCACGCAATTTGTCAATAATAACCCCACGAAGATTAGCTGGACAAAAGACCTGAAGGCTGATCTGGCAAAAAACAAAGAACTGAGCATTCAAGCGGGCCGCATCGCAACTTCTGACTACAGGCCCTTTACCCAGCAACATCTGTTCTTTAGTCGTAGACTGAACCAGAGCATCTATCGAATTCACCAATTATTCCCGCATGGAGGGGCGGAGAATCGGCTGATTTGTGTGACGGGGAGAGGGTCTACAAATCCGTTCTCCTGCATCATGGTGGACAATATTCCCGATCTCGAAATTATTAGCAAGTCGCAGTGTTTTCCCCGATGGCTGTATTCAAAACCTGATGAAGCCAAGGAAGATCTGTTTGCAGAGGATATAACTCAAAAAACAGATTCCGACGGATATTTACGCGAAAGTGCGATCAAGGAGGAGGCATTATGGACTTTCCAAGAAAAAATGGGGGGGGGGGCAAAATGAAGTCACAGCAGATGACTTGTTCTACTATACCTACGGCATACTCCATGTTCCTTCCTATCGGACAAAATACGCTGCAAACCTCTGTAAAGAACTCCCTCGAATTCCATTTCCCAAAGATGAACAGCAGTTCTGGATGCTTGCCAAGGCTGGTAGAAAACTGGGAGAGTTGCATGTCAACTACGAAGGAGTCAAAGAGTACCCAATCAGCTTTGAAGAAGGAGGCTGGAACCCCGCAAATGGTATGCATCCGGAAGCTTTGTTCCGGGTGGGAAATCGCTCCATGCGCCATCCCGGAAAAGCAAGAAATAGGGACAGGTCTCGCATTATCTACAACGATCATATTACCGTACAGGGAATCCCACTTCAAGCCTATGATTATATGGTCAATGGGAAACCTGCGATCGCATGGGTCATGGAAAGACAACGCGTGAAAATAGACAAAGCCAGCCAGATCGTAAACGATGCTAACCGCTTTGCAATTGAAACCATGCAGGATCCTGCCTATCCGCTCAGATTACTCGCAAAAGTAATCACGGTTAGCATGGAGACGGTAAAGATTGTCGAAACCCTCCGTGAGATTGAATTCTCATAGGTGTGTACAAGGCAAGCAGCAACATCAACTCATGTTATCATTTAAGATTCAGCTCTATAGCGTCCTGAAATCAAAGCTCAAGGCAGAGTCCGTTGATCTGGAAACCCAACCGGGCATTACTGTGAGTGAGTTTCTTGATTTGGCATGTGAGCAGTATCCTGCAATGGCTCCATATCGGAGTGTGATGCGCTTGGCGGTAAATCAGACGTACTCCCGGGATTCAAGTATCATCCAGGATGGTGATGAAATCGCCATCATAACCCCGGTAAGTGGTGGCTGAAGATTTACGCAAACGATGGATACAGCTTTCACGAGAGCCTATTGATATCACTGAGGCATATCAATTCCTGCAAACTCCTGTAGCAGGAGGCCTTGCACTCTTTATTGGGTCCACACGGCAGTGGACAGCTGGACAGGAGACACTATCTCTGACTTACGAAGGTTACGAACCCATGGCACTTAAAGAGATGCACAGGCTGCTAGATATTGCCGTGAATCGTTGGCCGATCCATCGTGCGTGCCTGCTCCATCGACTTGGTGAAGTACCACTCGCTGAAGCCAGTGTACTGGTTGGAGTTGCCACGTCGCATCGCCCCGAAGCGTTCGAAGCCTGTCGTTACCTAATTGATCGACTTAAAGTACAGGTGCCGATCTGGAAACAGGAGCACCTCGCTGATGGGCAGAAAATCTGGGTGCAGGGCACCGAATCCCCCGAACCTCCTAACTCTTAAGTACGCTCAGGATTCGTTTCTCGGGCTCTGGATGGATATCTGGAGCGAATGGTTTTCCCGATACCTTCTCAAAGAGATCGATGTAGCGTTCGGATACCCGAGTACGGAATTCATCAGGAAGGGCAGGGGCCGATTGGTCTTCCTGTCCACGAAAACCTTGATCCATTAACCATTCACGCACAAACTCTTTGGAGAGTTGTTGTTGCGGTTTGCCTTGCCGGAGGAGTTCCTCGTAGGTCTCAAGGTAAAAATAACGTGAGGAATCCGGGGTATGAACCTCATCAATCAAGACCCAATCACCACTTGGGGTTTTGCCAAATTCGTACTTGGTGTCAACTAAGATCAGTCCTTGAGCAGCTGCAAGGTCTGTACCCCTCTGAAACAATGCCAACGAGGTTTTTTCAAGTTGGTCAAATATATCTGCACTGATTAAGCCCTGTTTGATCGCCTCGTCACGGCTGATATCTTCGTCGTGTCCAACCTGTGCCTTGGTTGTTGGTGTGAGAATCGGTTTGGGAAGCTTATCGTTTTCATTCAGCCCATCGGGTAATGATTTCCCACAGAGTATCCGTTTGCCGGTGCGATAGGTCCGCCAAGCATGTCCAACCAGATAACCTCTTACCACAAATTCAAGCTTTCCCGGATCACATTTGTGTGCAATAGTGACGTTTGGATCCGGCACACTCACAATATGATTAGCAATGATATCACGAGTTGCATCAAAGAAGTAGGCGGCTAGCTGATTGAGCACTTGGCCTTTGAATGGGATCGTCTGATCGAGAACTCGATCAAATGCCGAAATTCGATCGGTGGTCACCATGATCAAGCGATCTCCTTGGTCATAGGTATCGCGCACTTTACCTCGATACTTGGTGCCTAGATCCGTAAAATCTGTCCCGGTTAATGTCTTATCAAGTTGGTTTTCGATTGCTTTGGTATGCATGTCTATTCTAATGGTTGGGGATAGTCGCTCGACCTTCGTACCCGAAGCTTGGCTACAATCTCTTGATCGATACGTCCAGACTCTGAAGGGTTTCTTTGGCGAAAAATTAAACGCTCAGCAGCTAGTCTACCGGTATGTTCAATGCGTTGATCAATGCTACTCAACCCAAGGTAGTAGCTTGTCTTAATGTCATCATATCCGACGAGGGCAATATCCTCCGGCACGCGCTTGCCTGCATCTCGTATTGCCTTCCACGCACCGATTGCTTGTACATCGCTGGATGCTAGAACCGCTGTAATTGGTGGAGAAACCTGCAGGAGCTGATTCATTGCTTCAAATCCATGCTCTTCACTAAATCCAGCATGTTTGATCGTACTACCGCTCTGAACGAGG from the Rhodothermaceae bacterium genome contains:
- a CDS encoding phosphoribosylaminoimidazolesuccinocarboxamide synthase, coding for MHTKAIENQLDKTLTGTDFTDLGTKYRGKVRDTYDQGDRLIMVTTDRISAFDRVLDQTIPFKGQVLNQLAAYFFDATRDIIANHIVSVPDPNVTIAHKCDPGKLEFVVRGYLVGHAWRTYRTGKRILCGKSLPDGLNENDKLPKPILTPTTKAQVGHDEDISRDEAIKQGLISADIFDQLEKTSLALFQRGTDLAAAQGLILVDTKYEFGKTPSGDWVLIDEVHTPDSSRYFYLETYEELLRQGKPQQQLSKEFVREWLMDQGFRGQEDQSAPALPDEFRTRVSERYIDLFEKVSGKPFAPDIHPEPEKRILSVLKS
- a CDS encoding molybdenum cofactor biosynthesis protein MoaE is translated as MAEDLRKRWIQLSREPIDITEAYQFLQTPVAGGLALFIGSTRQWTAGQETLSLTYEGYEPMALKEMHRLLDIAVNRWPIHRACLLHRLGEVPLAEASVLVGVATSHRPEAFEACRYLIDRLKVQVPIWKQEHLADGQKIWVQGTESPEPPNS
- a CDS encoding MoaD/ThiS family protein yields the protein MLSFKIQLYSVLKSKLKAESVDLETQPGITVSEFLDLACEQYPAMAPYRSVMRLAVNQTYSRDSSIIQDGDEIAIITPVSGG